A region of the Nocardia higoensis genome:
TGCTGTTCTTCAGCGCCACCTGGTACTTCCTGTTCGACGCCACCGCCTGGATGAAGGTGTTCTCCCCGTTCTCGCTGATCGCGGGTCTCGGGTTCACCCTGTTCGAGCTGCTGGTCGTGTTCCTGCAGGCCTACGTGTTCGCCCTGCTGACCGCTGTCTACATCGGTCTGGCCGAGCACGCCGACTCCCACTGACCCGACCGCACAACAACAACGTCAGACCTGCTGCACCTCGCCGCCCGGCGGGTGAGCAAAAGAAAGGGAAAGAAGACTCATGAGCCTCTCGTACCTGGCCCAGGAAGCTGCCAACGAGTCGACGCTGAAGGGCCTCGGAGCCGTCGGTTACGGCCTGGCCGCCATCGGCCCGGGCATCGGCGTCGGCATCGTCGTCGGTAAGGCGATCGAGGGTATCGCCCGCCAGCCCGAGCTGCAGGGCACCATCCGCACCAACATGTTCCTCGGCATCGCGTTCACCGAGGCGCTCGCCCTGATCGGCCTCGTCGCCGGCTTCATCTTCTGATTCCGATGTACGAGTACGCAGTACTGGCAGCGGAGGGTGAGGATGTGAATCCCCTCCTCCCCGCAACGTACGACATCGTCTGGTCGATCGTCTGCGTGGCGATCATCGCCGCGATCTTCTACAAGTTCGTGATCCCGAGCCTGAACAAGGTTCTGGCCGAGCGCACCGAGAAGATCGAGGGTGGCATCGCCAAGGCCGAGGCCGCGCAGGCCGAAGCCCAGCAGACGCTGCAGCAGTACCAGCAGCAGCTGGCCGACGCCAGGCTGGAGGCCGCGCGCATCCGTGAGGAAGCGCGTACGCAGGGCCAGCAGATCCTCGCGCAGATGCGCACCGAGGCGCAGGCCGAAAGCGACCGCATCGTGGCCGCGGGGCAGTCGCAGCTGGAAGCACAGCGCCAGCAGATCCTCACCGAGCTGCGTTCCGAAGTCGGCCGCACGGCCGTCGACCTGGCCGAGAAGATCATCGGTCAGTCGGTTTCGGACGAGGCCAAGCAGGCCGCATCGATCGAGCGCTTCCTGAGCGAACTCGATTCTTCCGATGCCGGCATCGGGGTCGGAAGGTAACGACGCGAAAGTGAGAAGCATGTACGCAGCGAGCCGCGAGGCAAGCTCCCGGTCCAGGGAAGCGCTTCGGGCCGCTCTGACCGGAAGCGACAGTGTTGCCGCCACGACGGGTTCGGAACTGTTCGCCGTCGTGGCCGTGCTGGACGACCAGCGTTCGCTGCGTGTTGCGCTCGCGGACGTGTCGGTGCCCGGTTCGGCACGCGCCGAACTGAGCGAGCGGGTCTTCGGCGGCAAGGTCAGCGTCGCCACCTTGGCGGTGCTGACCACTGCCGTGGCGCAGGACTGGTCGCGCACCTCCGACCTGGTCGACACGCTGGTCGTGCTCGGGCAGGAAGCGCTGCTCGAGTCGGCCGCCAACGCGGGCAGGCTGGACGCGGTCGAGGACGAGTTGTTCCGGCTCGGCCGGATCATCTCCGACAACCCCGACCTCGAGCAGGCCCTCTCCGATCGCGCGAAGCCCGTGACGGCCAAGCGTGAACTGCTGACCCGCCTGCTGACGGGTAAGGCCGAGGCGGTCACCGTGGCCCTGGCCGAACAGGTGGTCACCCGGGCGGGCACCGGCATCGGAGCGGCCTTCGACGAGCTGTCCGACCTGGCGGCCTCGCGCCGCGATCAGATCGTCGCACACGCGCGTGCCGCGATCGCCTTGACGCCGCAGCAGCGGGAGCGGTTGTCCGCCTCCCTGCAGCGCATCTACGGCAAGCCCGTCACGGTGCATGTCCAGGTCGACACGAGCCTGCTCAGCGGGCTGGTCGTCCGGATCGGCGACGACGTGATCGACGGCAGCGCCGTAGGCCGACTGGAGCGGCTGCGCCGGGAACTGGCCTAGCGGCCGGTCACCACACCGACATTCGAGACCCTTACAGCGAGAGCAGGACAGAACATGGCGGAGCTGACGATCTCCTCCGACGAGATCCGTAGCGCGATCGAGAGCTACACCCAGAGCTACACCCCCGAGACCTCCATCGAAGAAGTGGGTGTCGTCACCGACACCAGTGACGGCATCGCGCACGTCAGCGGCCTGCCCTCGGCGATGGCCAACGAGCTGCTCGAGTTCCCCGGCGGCGTGCTCGGTGTGGCGCTCAACCTCGAGGACCGCGAGATCGGCGCGGTCATCCTCGGTGAGTACGCCCAGATCGAAGAGGGCCAGCAGGTGCGCCGCACCGGCGACGTGCTCTCGGTCCCGGTCGGCGACAAGTTCCTCGGTCGCGTGGTGAACCCGCTCGGCCAGCCCATCGACGGCCTCGGCGAGATCGAAGCCGAAGAGCGCCGCGTCCTCGAGCTGCAGGCCGCGACCGTGCTGGAGCGTCAGCCGGTCGAGGAGCCGATGGCCACCGGCATCACCGCCATCGACGCGCTGACCGCCATCGGCCGCGGCCAGCGTCAGCTGGTCATCGGCGACCGCAAGACCGGCAAGACCGCGGTCTGCATCGACGCGATCCTGAACCAGAAGGCCAACTGGGAGTCCGGCGACCCCACCAAGCAGATGCGCTGCATCTACGTCGCCATCGGCCAGAAGGGTTCCACCATCGCGGGCGTGAAGACCGCGCTGGAAGAGCACGGCGCGATGGAGTACACCACCATCGTCGCGGCTCCCGCGTCCGACTCCGCCGGCTTCAAGTGGCTGGCCCCCTACACCGGTTCGGCCATCGGCCAGCACTGGATGTACCAGGGCAAGCACGTTCTGATCGTGTTCGACGACCTGACCAAGCAGGCCGAGGCCTACCGCGCCATCTCGCTGCTGCTGCGCCGTCCGCCGGGCCGCGAGGCGTACCCGGGTGACGTCTTCTACCTGCACTCGCGTCTGCTCGAGCGTTGCG
Encoded here:
- a CDS encoding ATP synthase F0 subunit C, which codes for MSLSYLAQEAANESTLKGLGAVGYGLAAIGPGIGVGIVVGKAIEGIARQPELQGTIRTNMFLGIAFTEALALIGLVAGFIF
- a CDS encoding F0F1 ATP synthase subunit B, with translation MYEYAVLAAEGEDVNPLLPATYDIVWSIVCVAIIAAIFYKFVIPSLNKVLAERTEKIEGGIAKAEAAQAEAQQTLQQYQQQLADARLEAARIREEARTQGQQILAQMRTEAQAESDRIVAAGQSQLEAQRQQILTELRSEVGRTAVDLAEKIIGQSVSDEAKQAASIERFLSELDSSDAGIGVGR
- a CDS encoding F0F1 ATP synthase subunit delta, with protein sequence MYAASREASSRSREALRAALTGSDSVAATTGSELFAVVAVLDDQRSLRVALADVSVPGSARAELSERVFGGKVSVATLAVLTTAVAQDWSRTSDLVDTLVVLGQEALLESAANAGRLDAVEDELFRLGRIISDNPDLEQALSDRAKPVTAKRELLTRLLTGKAEAVTVALAEQVVTRAGTGIGAAFDELSDLAASRRDQIVAHARAAIALTPQQRERLSASLQRIYGKPVTVHVQVDTSLLSGLVVRIGDDVIDGSAVGRLERLRRELA
- the atpA gene encoding F0F1 ATP synthase subunit alpha, producing MAELTISSDEIRSAIESYTQSYTPETSIEEVGVVTDTSDGIAHVSGLPSAMANELLEFPGGVLGVALNLEDREIGAVILGEYAQIEEGQQVRRTGDVLSVPVGDKFLGRVVNPLGQPIDGLGEIEAEERRVLELQAATVLERQPVEEPMATGITAIDALTAIGRGQRQLVIGDRKTGKTAVCIDAILNQKANWESGDPTKQMRCIYVAIGQKGSTIAGVKTALEEHGAMEYTTIVAAPASDSAGFKWLAPYTGSAIGQHWMYQGKHVLIVFDDLTKQAEAYRAISLLLRRPPGREAYPGDVFYLHSRLLERCAKLSDAMGGGSMTGLPIIETKANDVSAFIPTNVISITDGQVFLESDLFNKGVRPAINVGTSVSRVGGAAQTKGMKKVAGSLRLEMAQYRELEAFSAFASDLDAASLAQLERGARWVELLKQDQYSPVAVEDQIVSIFLVDAGYYDSVPVADIRRFNAELLEDLHRTAADAFTSIAGGKVLDAENGDAIKAATDKFKQGFLASDGSRVVNEPAAGELGHEEVESLSVTRKHVEK